In one window of Eggerthella guodeyinii DNA:
- a CDS encoding cytochrome c3 family protein encodes MKRKNLSMAVCTVLATVALAATLGGCAPSQPSGDAGNGGADAASYPVGSLKAVHVAGQLDDADEYPNKLCLSCHDRTTINAANEDFGGIEGFNPHKAHLEAGDCTSCHSVDGTSTLSCNECHDAPLPEGWQSAERGSGPLHSLTK; translated from the coding sequence GTGAAGAGGAAGAACCTGTCGATGGCGGTGTGCACGGTGCTGGCGACGGTCGCGTTGGCGGCGACGTTGGGGGGATGCGCGCCCTCGCAGCCTTCGGGCGATGCGGGCAACGGCGGCGCCGATGCGGCATCGTACCCGGTTGGCTCGCTCAAGGCCGTTCATGTCGCCGGACAGCTCGACGATGCGGACGAGTACCCCAACAAGCTGTGTCTGAGCTGCCACGACCGCACCACCATCAATGCGGCGAACGAGGACTTCGGCGGCATCGAGGGATTCAATCCTCACAAGGCGCACCTTGAGGCCGGCGACTGCACCTCCTGCCACTCGGTTGACGGCACGTCGACCCTCTCCTGCAACGAGTGCCACGACGCGCCGCTGCCCGAGGGCTGGCAGAGCGCCGAGCGCGGCTCCGGCCCGCTCCACAGCCTGACGAAGTAA
- the secD gene encoding protein translocase subunit SecD, with the protein MAATQKTKKKPARPTDRRNIWLLIITTLLVLGSVFMFTPPQEKINQGLDIQGGLSVVLTAKSTDGQAVSNDDMEKSRAIIESRVNALGASEAVVQVQGTDQILVQIPGLTNTEDALNTIGKTGKLEFARLDSFTDEDVKTKIENGQASGEGTVSDDLGVATLPTGETQHLKVEDGTYTPIVTGSNITKVDIGKRSDTSTDYAVNISLDSAGAAAFAEASKDLAPTKGKIVIILDNEVQSAPATQSEIPDGNIQITGNYSLDEAKALQTVLESGSLPVSFEYAQSQTVGPTLGQDALASGVLVALIGLAVVMLYLLFFYRGLGAITAAAMIVFAVLYLGILATLSSFGLFSLSLAGIAGIVLTIGMAADSSILTMERFREEIRMGRSVRAASVTGVKHAIVTSVDADLVTLVSALSLFFLASASVKGFGLTLALGIVCDIAMMLLFKAPLIRVLAPKVIARHPGFWGIKDSLAASKDYAALAAAEGTSVAAAEAGETINPTESEEAAERREGAAGEAAAKAARKPRGKFIKHDINFLGYRRVFLGVAAVLVCVSLAIVGVKGLNFGIEFVGGTSVSFHGTGDVTTEQMRTAFDQAGEPDAVVQTTNADGDEGYLVRTTTTSAEEATQRANQVADSLGLSTDSFEVTTIGPDWGASVIQSSLIAFLVSIVLIIIYIAIRFEYKMGVTAIVALLHDLVLVMGVYALVGREVNPNTIAALLTILGYSLYDTVVVFHRINDNMQSDDIKCTFMTMANHSINQVLVRTINTTLTSLIPVLAMLLFGGETLKDFAFAMVIGLVCGSYSSIAVASPLYAMWKTREPRYQKLVKKFGPEVGRFEFGNPNAMATALAGKKAVKATAAPTAVPTVGAAAEKPTVEEPHGATAAKSAPKPPKGKRKKRPDKK; encoded by the coding sequence ATGGCGGCAACGCAGAAGACGAAGAAGAAACCCGCTCGGCCCACCGATCGGCGCAACATCTGGCTGCTCATCATCACGACCCTGCTGGTGCTGGGGTCCGTCTTCATGTTCACGCCGCCGCAGGAGAAGATCAACCAGGGCCTCGACATCCAAGGCGGCCTGTCGGTGGTGCTGACGGCGAAGAGCACCGACGGCCAGGCCGTGTCGAACGACGACATGGAGAAGAGCCGCGCCATCATCGAGAGCCGCGTGAACGCGCTGGGCGCCTCGGAGGCCGTGGTGCAGGTGCAGGGCACCGACCAGATCCTCGTGCAGATCCCCGGCCTCACCAACACCGAGGACGCGCTCAACACCATCGGCAAGACCGGCAAGCTCGAATTCGCGCGCCTCGACTCGTTCACCGACGAGGACGTGAAGACGAAGATCGAGAACGGTCAGGCCTCCGGCGAGGGCACCGTCTCCGACGACCTCGGCGTGGCCACGCTGCCGACGGGCGAGACGCAGCACCTCAAGGTGGAGGACGGCACGTACACGCCCATCGTCACCGGCTCGAACATCACGAAGGTCGACATCGGCAAGCGGAGCGACACCTCCACCGACTACGCCGTGAACATCTCGCTCGATTCGGCCGGCGCGGCGGCGTTCGCCGAGGCCTCGAAGGACCTCGCGCCCACGAAGGGCAAGATCGTCATCATCCTGGACAACGAGGTGCAATCGGCGCCCGCAACGCAGTCCGAGATCCCCGACGGCAACATCCAAATCACCGGCAATTACTCGCTCGACGAGGCCAAGGCGCTGCAGACCGTGCTGGAAAGCGGCTCGCTGCCCGTGAGCTTCGAGTACGCCCAGAGCCAGACCGTCGGCCCGACGCTCGGCCAGGACGCGCTGGCGTCCGGCGTGCTGGTGGCCCTCATCGGGCTGGCGGTGGTCATGCTGTACCTGCTGTTCTTCTACCGCGGCCTCGGCGCCATCACCGCCGCCGCCATGATCGTGTTCGCGGTGCTGTACCTGGGCATCCTGGCCACGCTGTCGTCGTTCGGCCTGTTCAGCCTGTCGCTCGCCGGCATCGCCGGCATCGTGCTGACCATCGGCATGGCGGCCGACTCGTCCATCCTCACGATGGAGCGCTTCCGCGAGGAGATCCGCATGGGACGCAGCGTGCGCGCCGCGTCCGTGACGGGCGTGAAGCACGCCATCGTCACGTCGGTGGACGCCGACCTTGTGACGCTCGTGTCGGCGCTGTCGCTGTTCTTCCTGGCCAGCGCCTCGGTCAAGGGCTTCGGCCTGACGCTGGCGCTGGGTATCGTGTGCGACATCGCCATGATGCTGCTGTTCAAGGCGCCGCTCATCCGCGTGCTGGCGCCGAAGGTCATCGCGCGGCACCCGGGCTTCTGGGGCATCAAGGACAGCCTGGCCGCGTCCAAGGACTACGCGGCGCTCGCCGCGGCCGAGGGCACGAGCGTGGCCGCGGCCGAGGCCGGCGAGACCATCAACCCGACCGAGTCCGAGGAGGCCGCCGAGCGCCGCGAGGGCGCTGCCGGCGAGGCGGCCGCGAAGGCGGCGCGCAAGCCGCGCGGCAAGTTCATCAAGCACGACATCAACTTCCTCGGCTACCGCCGCGTGTTCCTCGGCGTGGCCGCCGTGCTCGTGTGCGTGTCGCTGGCCATCGTGGGCGTGAAGGGCCTGAACTTCGGCATCGAGTTCGTGGGCGGCACGTCGGTGTCGTTCCACGGCACGGGCGACGTGACCACCGAGCAGATGCGCACCGCGTTCGACCAGGCCGGCGAACCCGATGCCGTCGTGCAGACGACGAACGCCGACGGCGATGAGGGCTACCTCGTGCGCACCACCACCACGAGCGCCGAAGAGGCCACGCAGCGTGCGAACCAGGTGGCCGACAGCCTGGGGCTGTCCACCGACAGCTTCGAGGTGACCACCATCGGGCCCGACTGGGGCGCCAGCGTCATCCAGTCGTCGCTCATCGCGTTCCTCGTGTCCATCGTGCTCATCATCATCTACATCGCCATCCGCTTCGAATACAAGATGGGCGTCACCGCCATCGTGGCGCTGCTGCACGACCTCGTGCTGGTCATGGGCGTGTACGCGCTCGTGGGCCGCGAGGTGAACCCGAACACCATCGCCGCGCTGCTCACCATTCTGGGCTACTCGCTGTACGATACGGTGGTCGTGTTCCACCGCATCAACGACAACATGCAGTCCGACGACATCAAGTGCACGTTCATGACGATGGCGAACCACTCCATCAACCAGGTGCTCGTGCGCACCATCAACACGACGCTCACCTCGCTCATCCCCGTGCTGGCCATGCTGCTGTTCGGCGGCGAGACGCTCAAGGACTTCGCGTTCGCCATGGTCATCGGCCTCGTGTGCGGCTCGTACTCGTCCATCGCGGTGGCGTCGCCTTTGTACGCGATGTGGAAGACGCGCGAGCCGCGCTACCAGAAGCTCGTGAAGAAGTTCGGGCCCGAGGTGGGTCGCTTCGAGTTCGGCAACCCGAACGCGATGGCGACGGCGCTCGCGGGCAAGAAGGCCGTCAAGGCCACGGCCGCCCCGACGGCCGTCCCGACGGTCGGGGCCGCGGCGGAGAAGCCGACGGTCGAGGAGCCGCACGGCGCGACCGCCGCGAAGAGCGCGCCGAAGCCCCCGAAGGGCAAGCGCAAGAAGCGCCCCGACAAGAAGTAA
- a CDS encoding helix-turn-helix transcriptional regulator, with protein MSVEREDHQEESQEAPVRRRSRLFCGAIAVPVAFLGLGVYRAWIEIMFVGSFVDFPAVAFSGRDLFDLTMVVTAVACTLLARRIGPFFDKPAVYALCAATLTASTVLMFASCWLPGIAPAVGVPATLLGGFGIALLILFWSELYGCLNPLRVALYYSASIVVGALVLYVYRGFMLPWLFVMTSLLPAASLVLLRRGFGSLPTAELPSTSWTRFSVPWKAVLFMAAYAFAYGLMEGGLYAGAFGPHSAPGTLAVGVLVFLGVAVRGGRFDFGIIYRVALPLMVVALFLLPTLGHVQGMAASFCVSAGYTAQSVLIMLIMANICYRYGVSALWLFGIERSVRQVSMWLGRLVADGAQSFDVLGGNGELFISLLTVVAIVTATTILFSERDLSSRWGANFLAGGTDSAAMIRKQELADRCAEVARAYKLSTREEEVLLLLAQRKTVGIIERELFIANGTAKAHVRHIYQKLDIHTRQELFDLLGVEAREGGKGAGATADEGL; from the coding sequence ATGTCGGTGGAACGGGAAGATCATCAAGAAGAATCTCAGGAAGCGCCGGTCCGGAGGCGGTCGCGGCTGTTCTGCGGCGCGATCGCGGTGCCGGTGGCCTTTTTGGGTTTGGGCGTGTATCGCGCGTGGATAGAGATCATGTTCGTGGGGTCGTTCGTCGATTTCCCCGCGGTGGCGTTCTCGGGGCGGGACCTGTTCGACCTGACCATGGTGGTGACCGCGGTTGCCTGCACGCTGCTCGCGCGCAGGATCGGGCCGTTCTTCGACAAGCCGGCCGTCTACGCCCTGTGCGCCGCGACGCTGACGGCGTCCACCGTGCTCATGTTCGCGTCGTGCTGGCTGCCCGGCATCGCGCCGGCGGTGGGGGTGCCGGCCACGCTGCTGGGAGGGTTCGGCATCGCCTTGCTCATCCTGTTTTGGAGCGAGCTGTACGGCTGCCTGAACCCCTTGCGCGTGGCGCTGTACTATTCGGCGTCCATCGTGGTGGGCGCGCTCGTGCTGTACGTGTACCGCGGGTTCATGCTGCCGTGGCTGTTCGTGATGACGTCCCTGCTGCCGGCGGCGTCGCTCGTGTTGCTGCGCCGCGGGTTCGGCAGCCTCCCGACGGCCGAGCTGCCCTCGACGTCGTGGACGCGGTTCTCGGTGCCGTGGAAGGCGGTGCTGTTCATGGCGGCCTACGCGTTCGCGTACGGGCTCATGGAGGGCGGGCTGTACGCCGGCGCGTTCGGACCGCACTCCGCGCCGGGGACGCTGGCGGTGGGCGTGCTCGTGTTTTTGGGCGTGGCGGTGCGCGGCGGGCGCTTCGACTTCGGCATCATCTACCGGGTGGCGCTGCCGCTCATGGTGGTGGCGCTGTTCCTGCTTCCCACGCTCGGGCACGTGCAGGGCATGGCGGCCAGCTTCTGCGTCTCCGCCGGGTACACGGCGCAATCCGTCCTCATCATGCTCATCATGGCGAACATCTGCTACCGCTACGGCGTGTCGGCCCTGTGGCTGTTCGGCATCGAGCGCAGCGTGCGGCAGGTGTCCATGTGGCTGGGGCGGCTCGTGGCCGACGGCGCGCAGTCGTTCGACGTGCTGGGGGGCAACGGCGAGCTGTTCATCTCGCTGTTGACGGTGGTGGCCATCGTGACCGCAACCACCATCCTGTTCTCGGAGCGCGACCTGTCCAGCCGCTGGGGCGCGAACTTCCTGGCGGGAGGCACCGACTCGGCCGCGATGATACGCAAGCAGGAGCTGGCCGACCGCTGCGCCGAGGTCGCGCGCGCCTACAAGCTGTCCACCCGCGAGGAGGAGGTGCTGTTGCTGCTGGCCCAGCGCAAGACGGTGGGCATCATCGAGCGCGAGCTGTTCATCGCGAACGGGACGGCGAAGGCCCACGTGCGCCACATCTACCAGAAGCTCGACATCCACACGCGCCAGGAGCTGTTTGACCTGTTGGGCGTCGAAGCGCGCGAGGGCGGCAAAGGCGCGGGTGCGACGGCCGACGAGGGGCTGTAA
- a CDS encoding FAD-binding protein → MSTISRRDLFKFGGVAAVGAAGASMLSACAPQGSAAGTAASANAGAAAEDGLPSFFAKPEPITDILETKDYDVVVVGAGAAGVPAALSAFEAGAKVALLQKEATAISQGNTCDSIILDQTDPAGVEAVVSLITEDCCHRSDREQVRLWAYNSGEALQWLWDIAQKAGAQVVDSTAKWTGPIKQIDGYDITYFAFDFGPKPYNTGNGMRDIADYAEQQGVEIFYSTPAAQLVQNDGGAVTGVVAEGKDGYIQFNASKGVIIATGDYENDDEMMAYYEAEMANIYRKEQNKTGDGQKMMVWAGGRMEDVCGSKVLHDFDAGPGSMADMPFLCVKNDGTRFCNENRSEMATMGNFLTSEEDQGWYTQVFDSNYMTDCTDWPGALIPPEAMVNYMPEVEGEKEGVYDTLINTYAADTIEELGEKLGLTDVAAFAKTVARYNELCALGVDEDMGKAAKWLKPIVTPPFYGIHRRIGLSTIIHGVNVNADMQVLDKDGAPIEGLYSIGNCAGNFFGSPDYPMTVPGLSLGRCHTQGYVVGRAVAGK, encoded by the coding sequence ATGAGCACCATTTCACGTCGCGACCTGTTCAAATTCGGCGGCGTCGCCGCCGTCGGCGCCGCCGGGGCATCCATGCTGAGCGCGTGCGCGCCGCAGGGAAGCGCCGCCGGCACGGCCGCATCCGCCAACGCGGGCGCCGCGGCCGAGGACGGGCTGCCCAGCTTCTTCGCGAAGCCGGAGCCCATCACCGACATCTTGGAGACGAAGGACTACGACGTCGTGGTCGTGGGAGCCGGCGCCGCGGGCGTGCCCGCAGCGCTGTCCGCCTTCGAGGCGGGCGCGAAGGTGGCGCTGCTGCAGAAGGAGGCCACGGCCATCTCGCAGGGCAACACCTGCGATTCCATCATCCTGGACCAGACCGACCCCGCCGGGGTCGAGGCCGTCGTGTCGCTCATCACGGAGGATTGCTGCCACCGGTCCGATCGCGAGCAGGTGCGCCTCTGGGCGTACAACTCCGGCGAGGCGCTCCAGTGGCTGTGGGATATCGCCCAGAAGGCGGGCGCGCAGGTGGTGGACTCCACCGCGAAGTGGACGGGGCCCATCAAGCAGATCGACGGGTACGACATCACGTACTTCGCCTTCGACTTCGGCCCCAAGCCCTACAACACGGGCAACGGCATGCGCGACATCGCCGACTACGCCGAGCAGCAGGGCGTCGAGATCTTCTACTCCACCCCTGCCGCACAGCTTGTGCAGAACGACGGCGGCGCGGTGACGGGCGTGGTCGCCGAGGGCAAGGACGGCTACATCCAGTTCAACGCGTCAAAAGGCGTCATCATCGCCACGGGCGACTATGAGAACGACGACGAGATGATGGCCTATTACGAAGCGGAGATGGCGAACATCTACCGCAAGGAGCAGAACAAGACCGGCGACGGGCAGAAGATGATGGTGTGGGCCGGCGGGCGCATGGAGGACGTGTGCGGCTCGAAGGTGCTCCACGACTTCGATGCCGGCCCAGGGTCGATGGCCGACATGCCCTTCCTGTGCGTGAAGAACGACGGCACGCGCTTCTGCAACGAGAACCGCTCCGAGATGGCCACGATGGGCAACTTCCTCACAAGCGAGGAAGACCAGGGCTGGTACACCCAGGTGTTCGACAGCAACTACATGACCGACTGCACCGACTGGCCCGGGGCCCTCATCCCGCCCGAGGCCATGGTGAACTACATGCCCGAGGTCGAGGGCGAGAAGGAAGGCGTGTACGACACGCTCATCAACACCTACGCGGCCGACACGATCGAGGAGCTGGGAGAGAAGCTCGGCCTGACCGACGTCGCCGCCTTCGCGAAGACCGTCGCGCGCTACAACGAGCTGTGCGCGTTGGGCGTCGACGAGGACATGGGCAAGGCGGCGAAGTGGCTCAAGCCCATCGTCACGCCGCCGTTCTACGGCATCCACCGCCGCATCGGCCTGTCCACCATCATCCACGGCGTGAACGTGAACGCCGACATGCAGGTACTCGACAAGGACGGGGCGCCCATCGAGGGCCTGTACTCCATCGGCAACTGCGCCGGCAACTTCTTCGGCAGCCCCGACTACCCCATGACGGTGCCCGGCCTCTCCCTCGGCCGCTGCCACACGCAGGGCTACGTGGTGGGACGCGCCGTCGCCGGCAAGTAA
- a CDS encoding LuxR family transcriptional regulator, which translates to MGNERRSSVIAKLRSALVSTREKIVADGLFVGTSCTIALVSYTHYTPALAHTSPEALSFSDVTCLFGALTSLVLLTFSRRDRPAFAQPAVIWISSACVLASILALALFPALSYLSPLLIALVGGGVFGIYLSVVAVCWLWVYAHHSAATVIWNVVFSALVGSIMLWFIVGMDTPRVACSLVALLGIGAYTLTKRMRLLQGSRLDQSSLSSEGHTPAHIIVGTFLFSYAFMVSLSFAGLEHFSLAFSAIVILIPFLLVSVLMLSFKRLTALSLLNVAVPIVVTATLSASFLDLNPVVTFDLALIGILLFLAYAVVLLCAITEKTDAHAYRAFSTLMLSYFGGCIVGRAVAAWAMSESARVHDVIVLSSVLAVLMAMFLCIRNGFMPKQLIALFDPDRTNEKDGLSDEQAARLTQVSARCNLGNREHEVLELLLRQKTASEIATEMTIANGTAKSHIRHVYKKLGVHSREELFELFER; encoded by the coding sequence ATGGGGAACGAGCGACGTTCGAGCGTCATCGCGAAGCTGCGAAGCGCCTTGGTGAGCACGCGGGAGAAAATCGTAGCGGACGGGCTGTTCGTCGGCACGTCGTGCACCATCGCGCTCGTGTCGTACACGCACTACACCCCCGCGCTCGCCCACACCTCGCCCGAAGCGTTGTCGTTCTCCGACGTGACGTGCCTGTTCGGCGCGCTCACCTCGCTCGTGCTGCTCACCTTCTCGAGACGCGATCGACCCGCTTTCGCGCAACCGGCCGTCATCTGGATCTCAAGCGCCTGCGTGCTGGCCAGCATCCTCGCGCTCGCGCTCTTCCCCGCCCTGTCGTACCTCTCCCCCCTGCTGATCGCCTTGGTGGGCGGCGGCGTGTTCGGCATCTACCTCTCCGTCGTGGCCGTATGCTGGCTGTGGGTGTACGCGCACCACAGCGCGGCCACCGTCATCTGGAACGTCGTGTTCTCCGCGTTGGTCGGATCGATCATGCTGTGGTTCATCGTGGGCATGGACACGCCGCGGGTGGCGTGCAGCCTCGTCGCACTGCTGGGCATCGGCGCCTACACGCTGACGAAACGCATGCGCCTTCTGCAAGGCTCCCGCCTCGATCAGTCCTCGCTGAGCTCCGAAGGGCACACGCCCGCACACATCATCGTCGGCACGTTCCTGTTCAGCTACGCCTTCATGGTCTCGCTGTCCTTTGCCGGGCTCGAGCACTTCTCCCTCGCGTTCTCGGCCATCGTCATCCTCATCCCCTTCTTGCTGGTCAGCGTGCTCATGCTCTCCTTCAAACGGCTCACAGCCCTATCGCTGCTCAACGTCGCCGTGCCCATCGTCGTGACCGCCACGCTGTCGGCATCGTTCCTGGATCTCAATCCCGTGGTCACGTTCGACCTCGCCCTCATCGGCATCCTGCTGTTCCTCGCGTACGCGGTGGTGCTCCTGTGTGCCATCACCGAGAAGACCGACGCGCACGCATACCGGGCATTCTCGACGCTCATGTTGAGCTACTTCGGCGGATGCATCGTCGGCAGGGCGGTCGCGGCATGGGCGATGTCCGAATCGGCACGCGTGCACGACGTCATCGTGCTGTCGTCGGTGCTCGCGGTGCTCATGGCCATGTTCCTCTGCATCCGCAACGGATTCATGCCCAAGCAACTGATCGCCCTGTTCGACCCCGACCGGACGAACGAGAAGGATGGCTTGAGCGACGAGCAGGCGGCGCGCTTGACGCAGGTGTCCGCACGATGCAACCTCGGCAATCGCGAGCACGAGGTGCTCGAGCTGCTGTTGCGGCAGAAGACCGCCAGCGAGATCGCGACCGAGATGACCATCGCCAACGGCACGGCGAAGTCCCACATCCGCCACGTGTACAAGAAGCTCGGGGTGCACAGCCGCGAGGAACTGTTCGAGCTGTTCGAGCGATAA
- a CDS encoding FAD-dependent oxidoreductase — protein MHDHANLHEQGISRRGFLTGAAMVGAGAALGLAGCSGSPEAETKAPVEEAKPASEPAATTSAASNQPAFLTPPDPIPDGEIVETVDCDIVICGAGICGLPAAMLAAENGANVHVVEKGSTYGLFRLCTAGFNSDVQTKLGLTTDRKEFITSTWAITNGVQGRMSSYGLWFDNSGPYVNWLEGIFNEKGYQLIPAASLDYKITNDGVDMPGASPLWQAFAQMIFFAQEDGGFFATGDPVDWTGVMEAYATEKGAAFHYNAPAVQLLRDDSGRCTGVIAKNESDEYVRYNASKGVLLTTGDMAADREMMAHYNVSLSKIVRYNINTNDTGDGQKMGMWIGADMDEFACGDLWPFAAVMMDGTLPTTFDGTHFYAGVANLPVLMVDGAGRRLMAENLPFQSPSIPKLTCTPDGCAWSIWDSAWKEKFPEGGYMVEDYTASNTQEEVDKNVENGITFKFDTIEELCEHCGFDKDIFMATFTRYNELCEAGEDLDFYKDPLWMNPIDTPPFYASKHCSSMTSTRGGLKNDERCRVLDKEGRPIPGLYAAGNTAGSFYGNVYPPNVMGSGIGHGQCFAWLAVKDILGLDYIHANI, from the coding sequence ATGCACGACCATGCAAACCTGCACGAACAGGGAATATCCCGTCGAGGATTCCTGACCGGAGCGGCGATGGTGGGCGCGGGCGCAGCGCTTGGGCTTGCCGGCTGCAGCGGCTCGCCGGAGGCCGAGACCAAGGCGCCTGTCGAGGAAGCGAAGCCGGCGTCGGAACCGGCTGCGACGACGTCCGCGGCAAGCAACCAGCCCGCGTTTCTCACGCCGCCGGATCCCATCCCCGACGGCGAGATCGTCGAGACCGTCGATTGCGACATCGTCATCTGCGGCGCGGGCATCTGCGGCTTGCCTGCGGCCATGCTGGCGGCCGAGAACGGCGCGAACGTGCACGTGGTTGAGAAGGGTAGCACGTACGGCCTGTTCCGCCTGTGCACCGCCGGCTTCAACTCCGACGTGCAGACCAAGCTGGGGCTGACCACCGACCGCAAAGAGTTCATCACGTCGACCTGGGCCATCACCAACGGCGTGCAGGGCAGGATGTCGTCGTACGGCCTGTGGTTCGACAACTCGGGCCCCTACGTCAACTGGCTCGAGGGCATCTTCAACGAGAAAGGCTATCAGCTCATCCCTGCCGCATCGCTCGATTACAAGATCACGAACGACGGCGTGGACATGCCGGGCGCGAGCCCGCTGTGGCAGGCGTTCGCCCAGATGATCTTCTTCGCGCAGGAGGACGGTGGCTTCTTCGCCACGGGGGACCCCGTCGACTGGACGGGCGTGATGGAGGCCTACGCCACCGAGAAGGGCGCCGCGTTCCACTACAACGCTCCCGCCGTGCAGCTTCTACGCGACGATAGCGGGCGGTGCACGGGCGTCATCGCCAAGAACGAGTCCGACGAGTACGTGAGGTACAACGCCTCCAAGGGCGTGCTGCTGACCACAGGCGACATGGCCGCCGACCGCGAGATGATGGCGCACTACAACGTGTCGCTGAGCAAGATCGTCCGCTACAACATCAACACCAACGACACGGGCGACGGCCAGAAGATGGGCATGTGGATCGGCGCGGACATGGACGAGTTCGCCTGCGGCGACCTGTGGCCGTTCGCGGCCGTCATGATGGACGGCACGCTGCCCACCACGTTCGACGGCACGCACTTCTACGCCGGCGTCGCCAACCTGCCGGTGCTCATGGTGGACGGCGCGGGCCGTCGCCTCATGGCCGAGAACCTGCCGTTCCAGTCGCCTTCCATCCCGAAGCTCACCTGCACGCCCGACGGCTGCGCGTGGAGCATCTGGGACAGCGCCTGGAAGGAGAAGTTCCCCGAGGGCGGCTACATGGTGGAGGATTATACGGCGTCCAACACCCAGGAAGAGGTGGACAAGAACGTGGAGAACGGCATCACGTTCAAGTTCGATACCATCGAGGAGCTGTGCGAACACTGCGGTTTCGACAAGGACATCTTCATGGCCACGTTCACGCGCTACAACGAGCTGTGCGAGGCCGGCGAGGATCTCGACTTCTACAAGGATCCGCTGTGGATGAACCCCATCGACACGCCGCCGTTCTACGCATCCAAGCACTGCTCGTCGATGACCTCGACGCGCGGCGGTCTCAAGAACGACGAGCGTTGCCGCGTCCTCGACAAGGAGGGGCGGCCCATCCCCGGCCTGTACGCTGCGGGCAACACGGCCGGCTCGTTCTACGGCAACGTGTACCCGCCCAACGTCATGGGCTCCGGCATCGGCCATGGCCAGTGCTTCGCCTGGTTGGCCGTCAAGGATATCCTCGGTCTTGACTACATCCATGCGAACATCTAG
- a CDS encoding YfcC family protein has protein sequence MSENESEKLATEAAEGAPVAAAPEPGGKKKRKKKGAPDSFIILVACLIVVALVTVVMSFFTSEVTGASFADVLTSPVLGFSSAMQVCVFVLVLGGFLAMVNKTGALDTGVATLVRALKGRELVLIPILMLLFGICGSTYGMMEETVPFYILLAATMYAAGFDTLTGALVVLLGAGAGCIGSTVNPFSVGVATAALTDMGIAIDQGVIIGFGLVLFVIAEAISIFFVMRYAKKVKADKGSTFLSLQEQEESEKEYGQMEEDAENPAFSAVLSGKQKVVLVLFALTFVVMIVGFVPWQNFGIDVFMAGGSVDDPAGAWSAVLTGVPLGMWYFNEATAWFLLMAIVIGIFARFAGKDIVKTFLGGCAEMVSVALVIALARSVAVIMGETQLDTFILTNAANALSGVPAFIFAPATFLFYFVLSFAIPSSSGMATLAMPIMGPLTNGLGFSAEVMVMIYVAAHGLVAIITPLNGAVLAGLALAKVQYATMLKWVMKVIVVTGIVLVVVLTAAMLIM, from the coding sequence ATGAGCGAGAACGAGAGCGAGAAGCTGGCGACGGAAGCCGCCGAGGGCGCGCCCGTCGCCGCGGCCCCCGAGCCCGGCGGCAAGAAGAAGCGCAAGAAGAAAGGCGCACCGGACTCCTTCATCATCCTCGTGGCGTGCCTGATCGTCGTGGCGCTCGTCACCGTGGTGATGTCGTTCTTCACGAGCGAGGTCACCGGAGCGTCGTTCGCCGACGTTCTGACCTCCCCGGTGCTCGGCTTCTCGAGCGCCATGCAGGTGTGCGTGTTCGTGCTCGTGCTGGGCGGCTTTCTGGCCATGGTGAACAAGACCGGCGCGCTCGACACCGGCGTCGCCACGCTCGTGCGCGCCCTCAAGGGCCGCGAGCTCGTCCTCATCCCCATCCTCATGCTGCTGTTCGGCATCTGCGGCTCCACCTACGGCATGATGGAGGAGACGGTGCCGTTCTACATCCTGCTGGCCGCCACCATGTACGCCGCGGGCTTCGACACGCTCACCGGCGCGCTCGTGGTGCTGCTGGGCGCGGGCGCGGGCTGCATCGGCTCCACGGTGAACCCGTTCTCCGTCGGCGTGGCCACCGCCGCCCTCACCGACATGGGCATCGCCATCGACCAGGGCGTCATCATCGGCTTCGGGCTCGTGCTGTTCGTCATCGCCGAGGCCATCTCCATCTTCTTCGTCATGCGCTACGCCAAGAAGGTCAAGGCCGACAAGGGCTCCACGTTCCTGTCGCTGCAGGAGCAGGAGGAGTCCGAGAAGGAGTACGGCCAGATGGAGGAGGACGCGGAGAACCCGGCGTTCTCGGCCGTCCTCTCCGGCAAGCAGAAAGTCGTGCTCGTGCTGTTCGCGCTCACGTTCGTGGTCATGATCGTCGGCTTCGTGCCGTGGCAGAACTTCGGCATCGACGTCTTCATGGCCGGCGGCTCGGTCGACGACCCGGCGGGCGCCTGGAGCGCGGTGCTCACCGGCGTGCCGCTGGGCATGTGGTACTTCAACGAGGCCACGGCGTGGTTCCTGCTCATGGCCATCGTCATCGGCATCTTCGCGCGCTTCGCGGGCAAGGACATCGTGAAGACGTTCCTCGGTGGCTGCGCCGAGATGGTCAGCGTCGCGCTCGTCATCGCGCTTGCGCGCTCCGTCGCCGTCATCATGGGCGAGACGCAGCTCGACACGTTCATCCTCACGAACGCCGCGAACGCGCTGTCCGGCGTGCCCGCCTTCATCTTCGCGCCCGCCACGTTCCTGTTCTACTTCGTGCTGTCGTTCGCCATCCCCTCGAGCTCCGGCATGGCCACGCTGGCGATGCCCATCATGGGGCCGCTGACGAACGGCCTGGGCTTCTCGGCCGAGGTCATGGTCATGATCTACGTGGCCGCCCACGGCCTCGTGGCCATCATCACGCCGCTGAACGGCGCCGTGCTGGCGGGCCTCGCGCTGGCGAAGGTGCAGTACGCCACCATGCTCAAGTGGGTGATGAAGGTGATCGTGGTCACCGGGATCGTGCTCGTGGTGGTGCTGACCGCGGCGATGCTCATCATGTAG